In a single window of the Micromonospora inositola genome:
- the paaN gene encoding phenylacetic acid degradation protein PaaN, with protein MTETPHPLYDRHADTLNRALTAITERGYWSAYPESPSPRVYGETAAADGKAAFEAYLNGDFPLDQPGDGDTVATEASPFGLELDVRYPHAHADQLVGAATVALPAWRDAGPQARVGVCLEILDRLHKHIFELANAVQFTSGQAFVMAFQAGGAHALDRALEAVAYAYAEMTRHPGTAGWEKAAGKGDPLRMTKTFHVVPRGVALVIGCNTFPTWNSYPGLFASLVTGNPVVVKPHPRAVLPLAITVKYAREVLAEAGFDPNLVLLAPEAPGEQLASTLALHPAVKIVDFTGSTEYGDWLEANARQAAVYTEKAGLNTVVIDSTDDFAGLCRNLGFTLTLYSGQMCTTSQNLLIPRDGIATDQGHKSFDEVAAGIAATVGKLTADPARGVELTGAIVNDGVLARLDEVTKVGEPVLESRTVEHPSFPGAVVRTPTIVKLAADDTATYSREWFGPISFAVATDSTAHSLEILRRTVGEKGALTAAVYSTDEAVLDAAEAAAIDAGVHLSCNLTGGVFVNQSAAFSDFHGSGANPAANAALTDGAYVANRFRIVQSRRHA; from the coding sequence ATGACGGAGACCCCGCACCCCCTGTACGACAGGCACGCCGACACCCTGAACCGGGCGCTGACCGCGATCACGGAGCGCGGGTACTGGTCCGCCTACCCTGAGTCGCCGAGCCCCCGGGTGTACGGCGAGACCGCCGCCGCCGACGGGAAGGCCGCCTTCGAGGCGTACCTGAACGGCGACTTCCCCCTCGACCAGCCGGGCGACGGCGACACCGTCGCCACCGAGGCCAGCCCGTTCGGGCTGGAGCTGGACGTGCGCTACCCGCACGCCCACGCCGACCAGCTGGTGGGCGCCGCGACGGTCGCGCTCCCGGCCTGGCGGGACGCCGGTCCGCAGGCCCGGGTGGGCGTCTGCCTGGAGATCCTGGACCGGCTGCACAAGCACATCTTCGAGCTGGCCAACGCGGTGCAGTTCACCAGCGGCCAGGCCTTCGTGATGGCCTTCCAGGCCGGTGGCGCGCACGCGCTGGACCGGGCGCTGGAGGCGGTCGCCTACGCGTACGCCGAGATGACCCGGCACCCGGGCACGGCCGGCTGGGAGAAGGCCGCCGGCAAGGGCGACCCGCTGCGGATGACCAAGACCTTCCACGTGGTGCCGCGGGGCGTGGCGCTGGTGATCGGCTGCAACACCTTCCCGACCTGGAACTCGTACCCGGGGCTCTTCGCCTCCCTGGTCACCGGCAACCCGGTGGTCGTGAAGCCGCACCCGCGCGCCGTCCTGCCGCTCGCCATCACGGTGAAGTACGCCCGCGAGGTGCTCGCCGAGGCCGGCTTCGACCCGAACCTGGTGCTGCTCGCCCCCGAGGCGCCGGGCGAGCAGCTCGCCTCGACCCTGGCCCTGCACCCGGCCGTGAAGATCGTCGACTTCACCGGCTCCACCGAGTACGGCGACTGGCTGGAGGCGAACGCCCGGCAGGCCGCCGTCTACACCGAGAAGGCCGGCCTGAACACGGTGGTGATCGACTCCACCGACGACTTCGCCGGGCTGTGCCGCAACCTGGGCTTCACGCTGACCCTGTACAGCGGCCAGATGTGCACCACCTCGCAGAACCTGCTGATCCCCCGGGACGGCATCGCCACCGACCAGGGGCACAAGAGCTTCGACGAGGTGGCGGCGGGTATCGCCGCGACGGTCGGCAAGCTCACCGCCGACCCGGCCCGCGGCGTCGAGCTGACCGGCGCGATCGTCAACGACGGCGTGCTGGCGCGCCTCGACGAGGTCACCAAGGTCGGCGAGCCGGTGCTGGAGTCGCGTACCGTCGAGCACCCCTCCTTCCCCGGCGCGGTGGTCCGGACGCCGACCATCGTCAAGCTGGCCGCCGACGACACCGCGACCTACTCGCGGGAGTGGTTCGGGCCGATCTCGTTCGCTGTCGCCACCGACTCCACCGCGCACAGCCTGGAGATCCTCCGCCGCACGGTGGGGGAGAAGGGCGCGCTGACCGCGGCGGTCTACTCGACCGACGAGGCGGTGCTGGACGCGGCCGAGGCGGCGGCGATCGACGCCGGCGTGCACCTGTCCTGCAACCTGACCGGCGGCGTCTTCGTCAACCAGTCGGCGGCGTTCTCCGACTTCCACGGCAGCGGCGCCAACCCGGCCGCCAACGCCGCGCTGACCGACGGCGCGTACGTGGCGAACCGGTTCCGCATCGTGCAGAGCCGCCGGCACGCCTGA